A window from Sphingobacterium hotanense encodes these proteins:
- a CDS encoding DUF4293 domain-containing protein, with the protein MIQRIQTVWLLLSSLVLFALFLFPYVSYIDLVGLGKNIYVSGVYSSVNNVATKESSFLLMTIATVVLALIPLFIIFKYKNRKTQLSLILVQVILICLFAVWMFISANNILSLINQSIGANNIGIGFFLLPVSILFLGLAIRGIRNDNKLIKSADRLR; encoded by the coding sequence GATACAGCGTATTCAAACCGTTTGGTTGTTATTATCTAGCCTTGTACTTTTCGCGCTATTCCTCTTCCCTTATGTGAGTTATATCGACTTGGTTGGACTAGGAAAAAACATTTATGTTTCTGGAGTTTATTCATCGGTAAACAACGTGGCTACGAAAGAATCCTCATTTCTGTTGATGACTATCGCTACGGTAGTATTAGCACTGATTCCGTTGTTCATTATTTTTAAATATAAGAACCGTAAAACGCAGCTATCACTTATCCTTGTACAGGTCATCCTAATCTGTTTATTTGCTGTCTGGATGTTTATTTCTGCAAACAATATCCTGAGCCTGATCAATCAAAGTATTGGTGCTAATAATATCGGTATTGGTTTCTTCCTATTGCCGGTATCCATTCTGTTTTTGGGCTTGGCAATCCGCGGTATTCGTAATGATAACAAATTGATTAAATCTGCGGATAGATTACGTTAA
- a CDS encoding M3 family metallopeptidase produces the protein MNKKRFLPYLAIVASLVVGCNNQESKQKQEDLKNPLLTAYETPFEVPPFDQIKDEHFRPAFKEALSVHNAEVDSILNNQAEASFENTILALENAGQLLNRVSTVFYNLNSANTNDTIQAIAKDMAPVMSAHSDEISLNSKLFDRVKAVYAKKAELGLDAEDQKLLEETYKDFVRSGANLKEEDKEKLKKINADLSVLTTQYGQNLLNELNAYELVVDKAEDLAGLPEELKTAAANEAKAKGKEGKWVFTLQNPSIMPFLQYADNRELRKQIWEAYQMRGNNGNDQDNKETLVKIANLRLEKAKLLGYSSHAAYVLEESMAENPTNVNNLLNKLWAPALAKAKTEAADIQKEIDAAKDTFTVAPYDWRYYQEKIRKARYALNEEEIKPYFSLPAVREGAFETAKKLWGISFVALNNVPVYHPEVEVYEVRDKDGSHLGLLYADFFPRESKRSGAWMTSYRGQSRKDGKRVAPVISIVCNFTKPVGDNPALLTFDEATTLFHEFGHALHGLFSNVKHRSLAGTSVPRDFVELPSQIMENWAGDPEVLKSYAKHYQTKEAIPDALIEKMQKAGTFDQGFATVEYLAASILDMNYHAATAPIAAKANDFEKAAMSKIGLIDAIIPRYRSTYFQHIFSGGYSAGYYSYIWSEVLDSDAFAAFKEKGLYDQGTAAAFRSNILEKGGTGNPAEMYRKFRGADPNPVHLMVKRGLN, from the coding sequence ATGAACAAAAAGCGTTTTCTACCCTACCTGGCTATCGTCGCTAGCTTAGTTGTAGGGTGTAACAATCAAGAGAGTAAACAAAAACAAGAAGACTTGAAAAACCCATTATTAACGGCATACGAAACTCCATTTGAAGTTCCTCCATTCGATCAGATTAAGGATGAACATTTCAGACCGGCTTTCAAAGAAGCATTGTCTGTTCATAATGCCGAAGTAGACTCGATCTTAAATAACCAAGCAGAAGCATCTTTTGAAAATACCATCCTAGCATTAGAGAATGCTGGACAGTTGTTAAATCGTGTTTCTACTGTTTTCTATAATTTAAACTCAGCGAATACTAACGATACGATTCAAGCTATTGCCAAAGATATGGCTCCTGTCATGTCTGCGCATAGTGATGAGATCTCTTTAAATTCCAAGTTATTTGACCGTGTGAAGGCAGTATATGCGAAGAAGGCGGAGCTAGGTTTAGACGCTGAAGACCAAAAATTATTAGAAGAAACATATAAAGACTTCGTTCGTTCGGGTGCAAACTTGAAGGAAGAAGACAAAGAGAAGTTAAAGAAAATCAATGCAGACTTATCTGTATTGACGACTCAATATGGTCAAAACCTATTGAACGAGCTTAATGCTTATGAATTGGTTGTTGATAAAGCGGAAGATTTAGCTGGATTGCCAGAGGAATTGAAGACGGCAGCAGCAAACGAAGCGAAAGCTAAAGGAAAAGAAGGTAAATGGGTGTTTACATTGCAGAACCCTTCTATCATGCCTTTCCTTCAATATGCGGACAACCGCGAATTGCGCAAGCAGATTTGGGAAGCTTATCAAATGCGTGGAAACAACGGTAATGACCAAGACAACAAAGAAACCTTGGTTAAAATTGCAAACCTACGTTTAGAGAAAGCGAAGCTATTGGGATATTCTTCACATGCAGCTTATGTATTAGAAGAGTCGATGGCGGAGAATCCTACGAATGTCAACAATCTATTGAATAAGTTGTGGGCTCCGGCGCTTGCGAAAGCAAAAACAGAAGCGGCGGATATCCAAAAAGAGATCGATGCGGCGAAAGATACTTTCACAGTTGCACCTTACGATTGGCGTTATTACCAAGAGAAAATCCGTAAAGCGAGATATGCATTGAACGAAGAAGAGATTAAACCTTATTTCAGCTTGCCAGCAGTGCGCGAAGGTGCATTTGAAACGGCTAAGAAATTGTGGGGTATCAGCTTCGTAGCATTGAATAACGTTCCGGTTTACCATCCGGAAGTAGAAGTGTATGAGGTTCGCGATAAAGACGGATCACACTTAGGATTATTGTATGCTGACTTCTTCCCTCGCGAGTCAAAACGCTCGGGCGCATGGATGACTTCTTACAGAGGTCAGAGCAGAAAAGACGGGAAGCGTGTGGCTCCGGTAATCTCTATCGTATGTAACTTCACAAAACCGGTAGGCGACAACCCAGCGTTATTAACATTTGACGAAGCAACTACATTGTTCCATGAGTTTGGACATGCATTGCACGGTTTATTCTCTAATGTAAAACATAGAAGTTTAGCAGGAACATCTGTTCCACGTGACTTCGTAGAGTTGCCATCTCAAATTATGGAAAACTGGGCTGGAGATCCTGAAGTATTGAAATCTTACGCAAAACACTACCAAACGAAAGAAGCTATCCCTGATGCATTAATCGAGAAAATGCAAAAAGCAGGGACTTTCGATCAAGGTTTTGCAACAGTAGAATACCTTGCGGCATCTATCCTGGATATGAATTATCACGCAGCAACTGCGCCCATTGCGGCAAAAGCGAATGATTTCGAGAAAGCAGCGATGTCAAAAATCGGTTTAATTGATGCGATCATCCCTCGCTATAGAAGTACTTACTTCCAACACATTTTCTCTGGAGGATACTCTGCTGGATACTATAGCTATATCTGGTCTGAAGTATTAGACTCTGATGCTTTCGCAGCATTTAAAGAAAAAGGACTTTACGATCAAGGAACAGCAGCAGCATTCCGTAGCAACATCCTAGAAAAAGGTGGAACAGGAAACCCTGCAGAAATGTACCGTAAATTCCGCGGAGCAGATCCGAATCCAGTACACTTAATGGTGAAAAGAGGATTAAATTAA
- a CDS encoding DUF4407 domain-containing protein, translating into MKSFFWWCAGVHRDTLERYPEEKNKYISIGATIFFTGLFAALAGGYALYFVFSGSPFAMLYAFVFGLIWGLAIFNLDRYIVLSIDKSRSGGMQFLQALPRILLAILIGLIISRPLELKIFDKEIREYLRAEYLVQQNAKIDTLNKTFENKYLVEYGQLNALKTQADSLESSIKTSRQQLNHEIFGTKTDETSGVMGYGPYAKMKEGSLNQQQSYLDTLRSRIQQKESSLLQRKSAEGLMDQRILSDRSLDSAVNVAGFADRNAALSNLHKKPDGTVNKSTEYAVIFIALLFIFFECLPVFVKLMSGRDAYDNALKNQKEIHEYESDTSVRVEKTAIDKIEDYRVDASIKRRMDKLCEEFSNS; encoded by the coding sequence ATGAAATCATTTTTTTGGTGGTGTGCAGGTGTCCACCGCGACACATTAGAAAGATATCCTGAAGAAAAGAATAAGTATATCAGCATTGGTGCAACCATATTCTTTACCGGTTTATTTGCAGCTTTAGCGGGTGGATACGCTTTGTATTTTGTCTTTAGCGGAAGCCCTTTTGCCATGCTCTATGCCTTTGTTTTCGGGCTAATCTGGGGATTGGCAATTTTCAATTTAGACCGATATATTGTTCTCAGTATTGATAAAAGCCGTTCCGGAGGGATGCAGTTTCTGCAAGCCTTGCCGCGTATCCTATTGGCTATACTTATTGGTTTGATTATCTCACGTCCTTTAGAACTTAAAATATTCGACAAAGAAATCCGCGAATACCTACGCGCTGAGTATCTCGTGCAGCAGAATGCAAAGATCGATACCCTGAATAAAACGTTCGAAAACAAATATTTGGTTGAATATGGTCAGCTGAATGCATTAAAAACACAAGCCGACTCCTTGGAATCTTCGATTAAAACCTCACGCCAGCAGCTGAATCATGAAATATTCGGTACCAAGACCGATGAAACCTCCGGAGTGATGGGCTATGGTCCGTATGCGAAGATGAAAGAAGGTTCGCTGAATCAGCAACAGTCTTATTTAGATACCTTAAGAAGCCGGATACAACAGAAGGAGTCATCCTTGCTACAGCGGAAATCGGCAGAGGGCTTAATGGACCAGCGGATACTATCAGATCGTTCCTTGGATAGTGCAGTGAATGTAGCTGGCTTCGCCGATCGCAATGCGGCACTTAGCAACCTGCATAAGAAACCCGATGGAACCGTGAATAAGTCTACCGAATATGCGGTCATCTTCATTGCACTATTGTTTATCTTCTTCGAATGCCTTCCGGTTTTCGTCAAGCTGATGAGCGGACGAGACGCTTATGATAATGCTTTGAAAAATCAGAAGGAAATCCATGAGTATGAATCAGATACCAGCGTACGAGTCGAAAAAACGGCAATTGATAAAATCGAAGATTATCGAGTAGATGCCTCCATCAAGCGCCGTATGGACAAGTTATGCGAGGAATTCTCAAATTCCTAA
- a CDS encoding aspartate/glutamate racemase family protein: MIGIIGGLGPLAGIDIVRKIIEETNAQNDQGHLPVLLSSQPNKIPNRVDYLLGLEPRNPGIDIANIAIELEKAGASVIGMPSNTAHTGPIFDTVKEELTRQGSQVRFLNMIDEVADYINEVYPGKAVSVLVTNGTKNNGLYKNSLEAKGITFIDSHESLQEKIHEAIYDKTYGLKHVSSPVTNRSHDALVAAIQELKGHGAELIIMGCTDIPMALREKSYYGLPVLDPNRILARALIRTQDATKLKEDVL, from the coding sequence ATGATTGGAATTATTGGAGGTCTAGGACCGTTAGCAGGGATTGATATTGTTAGAAAAATCATCGAGGAAACCAATGCGCAGAATGACCAAGGCCATCTACCTGTTCTATTATCCTCACAACCCAACAAAATTCCCAATCGGGTTGACTATTTATTAGGCCTTGAGCCCAGAAATCCAGGGATTGATATCGCGAATATCGCCATTGAATTAGAAAAGGCTGGTGCATCCGTCATCGGGATGCCAAGCAATACCGCCCATACGGGCCCCATCTTCGATACAGTGAAAGAGGAATTGACCCGACAGGGCTCTCAAGTTAGGTTTTTAAACATGATCGATGAGGTGGCAGACTACATTAATGAAGTTTACCCTGGAAAAGCCGTATCCGTTCTGGTTACCAATGGAACCAAAAACAATGGACTTTATAAAAACAGTCTAGAAGCGAAGGGAATTACATTCATCGATAGCCATGAAAGCCTACAAGAAAAGATTCACGAGGCGATCTATGATAAAACCTATGGATTGAAACATGTATCCTCGCCTGTAACCAATCGATCACATGACGCGCTCGTTGCGGCAATTCAAGAGCTAAAGGGCCATGGAGCAGAACTTATCATCATGGGATGCACGGATATCCCTATGGCATTACGAGAGAAATCATACTATGGTTTACCAGTACTTGATCCCAATCGCATCCTAGCACGCGCACTCATCAGAACGCAGGACGCAACGAAATTAAAAGAAGATGTTCTTTAA
- a CDS encoding ecotin family protein — protein sequence MCKRKIFQLFATLVFALTFAVSNATAQETISKVDTDIFPEAEKGYKKMVIEVPYSDRDASKRIEFSIGKYMEVDGCNHYGLQGETEVKDLQGWGYQYYIFKTNGDVISTQMGCPDLPKRNLFVSAAPTNLRYNGKMPIVIYVPEEYSVQFKIFTTTDEIYQAAEAPSKSK from the coding sequence ATGTGTAAAAGAAAAATATTTCAGTTATTTGCAACATTGGTCTTTGCATTAACTTTCGCAGTTTCCAATGCCACGGCACAAGAAACCATTTCAAAAGTAGATACCGATATTTTTCCGGAAGCGGAGAAAGGCTATAAGAAAATGGTAATTGAAGTGCCCTATTCCGATCGCGATGCTTCAAAACGCATTGAATTCAGCATCGGGAAATACATGGAAGTCGATGGTTGTAATCATTACGGATTACAAGGCGAGACAGAGGTAAAGGACTTGCAAGGCTGGGGATATCAATACTATATCTTCAAAACCAACGGAGACGTCATTTCTACCCAAATGGGTTGCCCTGATTTGCCAAAACGCAACCTCTTTGTTTCCGCGGCTCCTACCAACTTACGATACAACGGTAAAATGCCAATCGTAATTTATGTTCCGGAAGAATACTCCGTACAGTTTAAAATTTTCACAACGACAGATGAGATCTACCAAGCAGCAGAAGCTCCGTCGAAATCGAAATAA
- a CDS encoding aldehyde dehydrogenase family protein, with product MAYTSISEIDNVYSAQEKHKDVAKHSTAQQRKKLLERLLAEIRSNEDAIQKALYHDFHKSAMETAITEIFAVEFELKQFIKHVEKWAKGKSVSRSLLFPNVSASLHYEPKGQVLIITPWNYPFQLPLVHLVASIAAGNVTMLKLSEFSKHTNQVIKKILGGIFKEEHVAVIEGEVNETTHLLTKRFDHIHFTGSPAVGKIVMKAASANLSDITLELGGKSPAIFDKNVSLERAVKNIIWAKFVNAGQTCIAPDYLLVPRPLKSEIEQLFKKELEHAFGTNAQHSPDFARIINDKQYKRLSDALTDARSLGAQLIAGGNLDERERYIEPTVLSNVAENNPLMTDEIFGPILPIVYYNQIADAISFINKKENPLALYIFSEDSKFSNHVIRHTSAGSTCVNDAMIQILHPSLPFGGVNNSGIGQSTGWYGFKSFSHERAIADVKLMPMSKMFWFPYTEKTFKLLKWMKKLI from the coding sequence ATGGCTTATACTTCAATCAGCGAGATAGACAACGTTTATTCTGCACAAGAAAAACACAAAGATGTAGCAAAACATAGCACCGCTCAACAGCGCAAGAAGTTGCTAGAACGACTGCTCGCAGAAATAAGATCGAACGAAGATGCCATACAGAAAGCTTTATACCATGACTTCCACAAGTCGGCGATGGAGACTGCTATCACCGAGATATTCGCTGTCGAGTTCGAACTGAAACAATTTATCAAGCATGTTGAGAAATGGGCGAAAGGAAAGTCGGTCAGCCGCTCTTTATTGTTCCCCAATGTTTCAGCCTCTTTGCATTATGAGCCCAAAGGCCAAGTTCTCATTATTACCCCATGGAACTACCCTTTCCAATTGCCATTAGTGCATCTCGTTGCATCTATAGCTGCTGGCAACGTCACGATGCTGAAGCTATCCGAATTTTCGAAACATACGAACCAGGTCATCAAAAAAATACTGGGAGGCATATTCAAAGAGGAGCATGTTGCCGTCATCGAAGGCGAGGTCAATGAAACCACCCATTTGTTGACAAAACGATTCGACCATATACACTTCACCGGGTCCCCTGCGGTAGGCAAGATTGTGATGAAAGCAGCCAGTGCCAACCTCTCGGACATCACGTTGGAGCTGGGCGGAAAATCACCTGCTATTTTTGACAAGAATGTATCACTTGAACGTGCTGTTAAGAACATTATCTGGGCTAAGTTTGTCAATGCAGGACAAACCTGTATAGCACCAGACTATCTACTCGTCCCTAGACCACTTAAATCGGAAATAGAACAATTATTCAAAAAAGAATTGGAACATGCTTTCGGGACGAATGCGCAGCATTCGCCAGACTTTGCCCGCATTATCAATGACAAGCAATACAAGCGCCTTAGCGATGCCCTAACGGATGCAAGGTCGTTGGGAGCACAATTGATTGCTGGTGGAAATTTAGACGAGAGAGAGCGCTATATAGAGCCTACAGTACTCAGCAATGTTGCGGAGAACAACCCTTTGATGACCGATGAGATCTTTGGTCCTATCCTACCGATTGTCTATTACAATCAAATTGCCGATGCGATCAGTTTTATCAATAAGAAAGAGAATCCTTTAGCACTTTATATCTTTAGTGAAGACAGCAAATTCAGTAATCATGTTATTCGACATACCAGTGCAGGGTCAACCTGCGTCAATGACGCCATGATACAAATATTGCACCCTAGTTTGCCCTTTGGTGGGGTCAATAATTCAGGGATTGGGCAGTCGACAGGATGGTATGGTTTTAAATCATTCTCGCATGAACGTGCTATTGCCGATGTCAAGCTGATGCCAATGTCGAAGATGTTCTGGTTTCCATACACCGAAAAGACCTTTAAGCTCTTGAAATGGATGAAGAAATTGATCTAA